The Funiculus sociatus GB2-C1 genomic interval ATATCTTCTTTAGGAACGCCTGCTTCTAGTAAATCGGTAGCAATACCTTCTTCGGTATCATCATATTGAATCCAGATTTTATCATCAATTAAATCTAGGTGAATCGGCGTAGTGTGTAGATACTTGTCGTCATTCCAGCCAATATCCAAGACTAAGTAGCGTCCTCGCTCATCATCAAATAAAACTTGAGAGTTATAGTTGTCAGGCAGGGAAGCTCGATATTGGGCGTGTTCTTGTAGTATTTTTTGAATGATGTCTCGGTAGTTCAATCGGGTATCCATTGCGCGATCGCCTCACTTTCATCATCAAAGACAATCAACCTAATAATTTGGTTATTTAGCAGAACTTGTCCTAATTCTATGGTAAATACGCTGTTGAAGGAAGGAAGGGGATGATGCTCCGGTATATTTAGAAAGAAACATTCAACGGGTGCTGAAAAAGCTAGAAGTGATTGAAAACGAGGAAGGTGAAGAATGAGCTATCACTACAGCATGGTGATTCAATGGTCAGAGGAGGATCAGCTCTTCTTAGTTCACTTGCCTGAGTTTCCCTGGCAGCAGTTTCATACGCATGGTAGAACTTATGAGGAAGCTGCCAAAAATGGTCAGGAAGTGATTGAGGCTTTCGTGGAAATGCTCAGTGAGGAGGATAAACCTCTACCAGAACCCAGAATTCTTCCCACAAAGCCCTTACAGGTTGCCTAGTTGAGTGTAAGGGCTGCAATACTCTGAGTAGACTTTCTTCGTAGCGTCTGGGTAGGAGCGATCGCTATCCTCGCCAATCCTGAAATGCGATCTCTGCATTTGGCCTTGATGTTGGACGGGAGTAAATGTTGGGTTTCCTTGGTATCAACTCAACGTATAGAATGAGCGATCGTACTGATTAATTAATAAAATATTAGTGGTACGGGGTAGATAAACTAAGCGATCGCTATCCTCGCCAACGCTGAACCGCAAATGCTATATTTTCTGTTAATGTTGAACGGGAGTAGATATTGGTTTTCCTGAGGTCAACCTAACCTACGGCTAAATTTAGATTTATTGCTTCAATCATGAAAATTATCTTGGTAAACTAGCTGATGAGACATGACTTTGATGAGAAAACCAAGCAAATACTTGCTCGACGAGTAGGCTATCGCTGTTCAAATCCACAGTGTCGAAAGCAAACAAGTGGCCCCCAAGAGGATGCCACAAAGGCAATAAGCATTGGTGTAGCAGCGCATATTACAGCCGCTTCTCCTGGTGGACCACGTTTCGACTCAACGATGTCACCTGAAAAGCGAAAGTCTGCGGAAAACGGAATATGGATGTGTCATAACTGCGCTAAGTTGATTGACAGTGACGAGAAGAGATACACTGTTTATTTGCTAAGGGAGTGGAAAAAATCATCAGAAAAAGCTGCTCTTTCAGAACTAGAAAATCAATCGCTTTTTGATAAGCCTGCTCAGAGTCTCGGCAAGGTCGAAGAACCTAAGTTGGAAGAACTATATCTTTTGTTCAAAAACTGGGCTTCAAACATCGAGATAGTTTATATCAACCATGCCAGAGCTATGAAAGGAGACATTAGTTATCAAGCAATGCTAGACATGGAA includes:
- a CDS encoding XisI protein codes for the protein MDTRLNYRDIIQKILQEHAQYRASLPDNYNSQVLFDDERGRYLVLDIGWNDDKYLHTTPIHLDLIDDKIWIQYDDTEEGIATDLLEAGVPKEDIVLGFRHPKIREYTGFAVA
- a CDS encoding type II toxin-antitoxin system HicB family antitoxin → MSYHYSMVIQWSEEDQLFLVHLPEFPWQQFHTHGRTYEEAAKNGQEVIEAFVEMLSEEDKPLPEPRILPTKPLQVA